The Streptomyces kanamyceticus genome window below encodes:
- a CDS encoding glycosyltransferase: MSVSLVDLPPAPRTRGPAAPPHDRTVWHINTTAHGGGVAELLRRSVPSHNAAGVPTKWLALGGDAEFFAVTKRLHHRLHGYHDPHGPLGADERRIYAAATAQLGREVLEHVAPGDLCVLHDPQSIGLAPALSAAGIKVAWRCHIGSTEHASPEVRETWEFLRPYLDAPLRCVFSVDGYAPPGLRPGQCVTIPPSIDPAAAKNRALTPDEVTAALRAIGLEEGAQGTGSARSGTATVLQDAPLPPGAEVVVQVSRWDPLKDMAGVLAAFAERIAPRRPAAHLVLAGPEPLDIPDDPEGAEIFAGVRDAWAALPAPVRARVHLVKLTLKDTEGNALLVNALQRRADVIAQKSLREGFGLTVTEAMWKGAAIVASRVGGIPSQLRHEREGLLLADAHDGEEFAAHVLRLLANEGLRERLGDAAALRCAELFLAERELADHYRLYQELRP, encoded by the coding sequence TTGAGCGTCTCCCTCGTCGACCTGCCGCCCGCGCCACGGACGCGGGGGCCCGCCGCGCCGCCGCACGACCGCACGGTCTGGCACATCAACACGACCGCGCACGGCGGCGGTGTCGCCGAACTCCTGCGCAGGTCCGTCCCCTCGCACAACGCGGCAGGGGTGCCCACCAAGTGGCTCGCGCTCGGCGGCGACGCGGAGTTCTTCGCGGTCACCAAGCGCCTGCACCACCGGCTGCACGGCTACCACGACCCGCACGGCCCGCTCGGCGCCGACGAGCGGCGGATCTACGCGGCCGCCACCGCGCAGTTGGGCAGGGAAGTCCTCGAACACGTGGCGCCCGGCGATCTCTGCGTCCTGCACGATCCGCAGTCCATCGGCCTGGCCCCCGCGCTGTCCGCCGCCGGGATCAAGGTGGCCTGGCGCTGCCACATCGGCAGCACCGAGCACGCCTCGCCCGAGGTCCGCGAGACCTGGGAGTTCCTGCGCCCCTATCTGGACGCGCCGTTGCGCTGCGTCTTCTCCGTCGACGGGTACGCGCCCCCGGGCCTGCGGCCAGGACAGTGCGTGACGATCCCGCCGTCCATCGACCCGGCCGCCGCCAAGAACCGCGCCCTGACACCGGACGAGGTGACGGCCGCGCTGCGCGCGATCGGCCTTGAGGAAGGCGCGCAGGGCACCGGTTCCGCGCGGAGCGGCACGGCGACGGTCCTCCAGGACGCGCCGCTGCCGCCCGGCGCCGAGGTCGTCGTGCAGGTGTCGCGCTGGGATCCGCTCAAGGACATGGCGGGCGTGCTCGCCGCGTTCGCCGAGCGGATCGCGCCCCGGCGTCCGGCCGCCCATCTCGTCCTCGCCGGTCCCGAGCCGCTCGACATTCCCGACGACCCGGAGGGCGCGGAGATCTTCGCGGGCGTGCGCGACGCCTGGGCCGCCCTGCCCGCGCCGGTCAGGGCCCGCGTGCACCTGGTGAAGCTGACGCTCAAGGACACCGAGGGCAACGCGCTGCTCGTCAACGCCCTGCAGCGGCGGGCCGACGTCATCGCGCAGAAGAGCCTACGCGAGGGGTTCGGCCTGACGGTGACCGAGGCCATGTGGAAGGGCGCCGCGATCGTCGCGAGCCGGGTCGGCGGCATTCCCTCCCAGCTGCGCCACGAGCGCGAGGGGCTCCTGCTCGCCGACGCGCACGACGGCGAGGAGTTCGCCGCCCACGTACTGCGGCTGCTCGCGAACGAGGGACTGCGCGAGCGGCTCGGGGACGCGGCCGCCCTGCGGTGCGCCGAACTGTTCCTCGCCGAGCGTGAACTCGCCGACCACTACCGCCTCTACCAGGAGCTGCGGCCCTGA
- a CDS encoding TIGR03619 family F420-dependent LLM class oxidoreductase — protein sequence MDVGISLPTTSRRAWDPGLAHVARAAEREGAASLWVNDHLAMVADPASPYPYRADGTIAWDPAAPQLEALVALAQAAAVTERARIGTAVLVLPQRNPVELAKATASLDVLSGGRLRLGVGAGWLAEEMRALGHSFADRGRRMEEYVRVLRACWCGRPDRFDGEHVSVPDGLLMYPRPVREAGVPILVGGMSKPALRRAALLGDGWLAVADADAVDSAELGAAVALLEAERAAHGRGRAERALKINCPSGTDASRCAEATVAAAAAGFDEVILDVSWERLDDASELLRAALDAASDARTTSGGTR from the coding sequence ATGGACGTGGGCATCTCACTGCCGACGACATCGCGGCGCGCCTGGGACCCGGGCCTGGCCCACGTGGCCCGCGCCGCCGAGCGGGAGGGCGCCGCCTCGCTGTGGGTCAACGACCATCTGGCGATGGTGGCCGACCCCGCGTCGCCCTATCCCTACCGGGCCGACGGCACCATCGCCTGGGATCCGGCGGCCCCGCAGCTGGAGGCGCTCGTCGCGCTCGCCCAGGCCGCTGCGGTCACCGAGCGGGCCAGGATCGGCACGGCCGTCCTGGTGCTCCCGCAGCGCAATCCGGTGGAGCTCGCCAAGGCCACCGCAAGTCTTGACGTGCTGTCAGGGGGGCGCCTGCGCCTGGGTGTTGGCGCCGGTTGGCTCGCCGAGGAGATGCGCGCGCTCGGGCACTCCTTCGCGGACCGCGGCAGGCGCATGGAGGAGTACGTCCGGGTGCTGCGCGCCTGCTGGTGCGGCAGGCCCGACCGCTTCGACGGCGAGCACGTCTCCGTTCCTGACGGCCTGTTGATGTACCCGCGGCCCGTCAGGGAGGCGGGTGTGCCGATCCTGGTCGGCGGGATGAGCAAACCGGCCCTGCGCCGCGCCGCCCTGCTCGGCGACGGCTGGCTCGCCGTGGCGGACGCCGACGCGGTGGACAGCGCCGAACTGGGCGCCGCGGTGGCCCTCTTGGAGGCAGAGCGCGCGGCGCACGGACGCGGCCGCGCCGAGCGCGCTCTGAAGATCAACTGTCCGTCCGGGACGGACGCCTCCCGGTGCGCCGAGGCCACCGTCGCGGCGGCCGCAGCCGGGTTCGACGAAGTGATCCTCGACGTGTCGTGGGAACGCCTCGACGACGCGTCGGAGCTGCTGCGCGCCGCCCTGGACGCGGCGTCCGACGCGCGCACGACCTCGGGAGGTACGCGATGA
- a CDS encoding alpha-amylase family glycosyl hydrolase — MTTDDTAPWWQGAVVYQIYPRSFADHDGDGVGDLQGVIDRLDHIAGLGVDAIWLSPFYRSPMRDFGYDVSDHTDVDPLFGDLDTFDRLLTAAHERGLRLLVDYIPNHTSSEHPWFTAARSGREHPYRDRYVWRPPAPDGGPPNNWLSVFGGGPAWTYDEPSGEYYLHSFLPTMPDLNWREPAVREAMFDVARFWLDRGVDGFRVDCAHFPMKDPQLRDNPPAADGALAMHRPYGDYDTQRHVHDKGHPDNHGLYRELRRLLESYEPGGSRIAVGEVHVFDWAEWATYYGEQLDELHMPFNFGLLQTAWRSDDVRDLIARIDSVLPPGAWPSWVVGNHDEPRVASRIGAAQARVAMLLLLTLRGTPTLYAGDELALPDADVPPHLVQDPWGRTGQAHGLGRDPQRSPMLWSAAPGAGFTRDGVTPWLPFADDPAVRGVEAQDGRPGSMLTLTRALLRLRAERPELRRGAQTLLTELPDGVVGYLRHTEGSALLVLLNLTSTTRQITRAGLSLEGPPGPFELLAATSDRAAPGPVGLPLLLGADEAVVLRVS; from the coding sequence ATGACCACCGATGACACCGCTCCCTGGTGGCAGGGGGCCGTCGTCTACCAGATCTACCCGCGCAGTTTCGCCGACCACGACGGCGACGGCGTCGGGGACCTGCAAGGCGTCATCGACCGCCTCGACCACATCGCGGGGCTCGGCGTCGACGCGATCTGGCTCTCGCCCTTCTACCGTTCGCCGATGCGGGACTTCGGCTACGACGTCAGCGACCACACCGACGTCGACCCGCTCTTCGGGGACCTGGACACCTTCGACCGGCTCCTGACGGCCGCCCACGAACGGGGCTTACGCCTGCTCGTGGACTACATCCCCAACCACACGTCCTCGGAACACCCCTGGTTCACCGCCGCCCGCTCGGGACGCGAGCACCCCTACCGCGACCGGTACGTCTGGCGGCCCCCGGCGCCCGACGGCGGCCCGCCCAACAACTGGCTCAGCGTCTTCGGCGGCGGCCCCGCCTGGACGTACGACGAGCCGAGCGGCGAGTACTACCTGCACTCCTTCCTGCCCACCATGCCGGACCTGAACTGGCGCGAGCCCGCTGTCCGCGAGGCCATGTTCGACGTCGCGCGGTTCTGGCTCGACCGGGGCGTGGACGGCTTCCGCGTCGACTGCGCGCACTTCCCGATGAAGGACCCGCAGCTGCGCGACAACCCGCCCGCCGCCGACGGCGCCCTCGCCATGCACCGGCCCTACGGCGACTACGACACACAACGGCACGTCCACGACAAGGGCCACCCCGACAACCACGGCCTCTACCGCGAACTGCGCCGGCTCCTGGAGAGCTACGAACCGGGCGGCAGCCGCATCGCGGTGGGCGAGGTGCACGTCTTCGACTGGGCCGAGTGGGCCACGTACTACGGCGAACAGCTCGACGAGCTGCACATGCCCTTCAACTTCGGTCTGCTGCAGACGGCTTGGCGCTCAGACGACGTGCGCGACCTCATCGCGCGCATCGACTCCGTGCTGCCCCCGGGCGCCTGGCCCAGCTGGGTCGTCGGCAACCACGACGAGCCCCGCGTGGCATCCAGGATCGGCGCGGCCCAGGCACGGGTCGCCATGCTGCTCCTGCTCACCCTGCGCGGTACGCCCACGCTGTACGCCGGGGACGAACTCGCCCTGCCCGACGCCGATGTGCCGCCCCATCTCGTCCAGGACCCTTGGGGCAGGACGGGGCAGGCGCACGGCCTGGGCCGCGACCCGCAGCGCTCCCCCATGCTGTGGTCCGCCGCGCCCGGCGCCGGATTCACCCGCGACGGCGTCACGCCCTGGCTGCCGTTCGCCGACGATCCCGCCGTGCGCGGCGTCGAGGCGCAGGACGGACGCCCGGGCTCCATGCTCACGCTCACCCGCGCGCTGCTGCGGCTGCGCGCGGAGCGGCCCGAACTGCGGCGCGGCGCGCAGACGTTGCTCACCGAGCTGCCCGACGGCGTCGTCGGCTATCTGCGCCACACCGAGGGCTCTGCGCTCCTCGTGCTCCTGAACCTCACCTCGACGACGCGGCAGATCACCCGCGCCGGCCTCTCCCTCGAAGGACCGCCAGGGCCCTTCGAGCTCCTCGCCGCCACGTCGGACCGCGCCGCGCCAGGACCGGTCGGCCTCCCGCTGCTCCTCGGCGCGGACGAGGCCGTGGTGCTGCGGGTCAGCTGA
- a CDS encoding VOC family protein: MPPHPNAPADRGVRTRGIPSATHVDHVAYTVPDLDDAIRFFTEALGADLVYREEPVRADDDAMRQTLNVHPRAVAEIAMLRLGPVTNVELFAYHAPDQRRLMPRNSDYGGHHLSFHVTDIDAAADHLRAQPGVRVLGEPRTVASGPIAGMRWVYFLTPWGMQMELSCPPARLPYEESTVHRRFSLADRGV; encoded by the coding sequence TTGCCCCCACACCCGAACGCCCCCGCCGACCGCGGGGTCCGTACCCGAGGGATCCCTTCGGCCACGCACGTCGACCACGTCGCGTACACCGTCCCGGATCTCGACGACGCGATCCGCTTCTTCACCGAGGCGCTCGGCGCCGACCTCGTCTACCGGGAGGAGCCCGTGCGCGCCGACGACGACGCGATGCGCCAGACCCTCAACGTCCATCCGCGCGCGGTGGCCGAGATCGCCATGCTCCGCCTGGGGCCCGTCACCAACGTCGAGCTGTTCGCCTACCACGCTCCCGACCAGCGCCGTCTCATGCCGCGCAACAGCGACTACGGCGGCCACCACCTGTCCTTCCACGTCACCGACATCGACGCGGCGGCGGACCATCTGCGCGCCCAGCCCGGCGTACGCGTCCTCGGTGAGCCACGGACCGTCGCGTCGGGGCCCATCGCGGGCATGCGATGGGTCTACTTCCTCACGCCCTGGGGCATGCAGATGGAACTGAGCTGCCCGCCCGCGCGCCTGCCCTACGAGGAGTCGACCGTGCACCGCAGGTTCTCGCTCGCCGACCGGGGGGTGTGA
- a CDS encoding sedoheptulose 7-phosphate cyclase encodes MTNTLDSLDPSPLPTGLHADRAQETRWVVQAVKPVEYEVRMVAGLLDPASSDLATAGTTERTGDRRFVVVDAHVHELYGDRIRAYLDRHGLTGRLCVLPAGEEAKTMESVLRVVRGIDEFGISRRHDPVIAIGGGVLLDIVGFAASMYRRSTPYVRVPTTLIGLVDAGVGVKTGINFDAGKNRLGTYAAPAVSLLDRTFLTTLDRRHLSNGLAEILKIALVKDARLFALLESHAEELIETSFQGRFDQDPVATEVLERAIHGMLEELQPNLWESRLERLVDYGHTFSPTLEMDALPALLHGEAVNIDMALTTVIGRRRGLVTDAEQERALRVMRRLELPLSHPVCTGDRLERALADTVRHRDGLQRLPLPVGIGDACFANDVTARELHDAAMELADLEPTHAR; translated from the coding sequence ATGACGAACACCCTCGACTCCCTCGACCCCTCCCCCCTCCCCACCGGCCTGCACGCCGACCGCGCCCAGGAGACCCGCTGGGTCGTCCAGGCGGTCAAGCCCGTCGAGTACGAGGTACGGATGGTCGCGGGGCTGCTCGACCCCGCCTCGTCCGACCTGGCCACCGCCGGGACCACCGAACGCACCGGAGACCGCCGCTTCGTGGTCGTGGACGCCCACGTCCACGAGCTCTACGGCGACCGCATCCGCGCCTACCTCGACCGGCACGGCCTCACCGGGCGGCTGTGCGTGCTGCCCGCGGGTGAGGAGGCCAAGACCATGGAGAGCGTGCTGCGCGTGGTGCGCGGCATCGACGAGTTCGGCATCTCGCGCCGCCACGACCCGGTGATCGCCATCGGCGGCGGCGTACTCCTGGACATCGTCGGCTTCGCGGCCAGCATGTACCGCCGCAGCACTCCCTACGTCCGGGTGCCCACCACCCTCATCGGTCTGGTCGACGCGGGGGTCGGGGTGAAGACCGGCATCAACTTCGACGCGGGCAAGAACCGCCTGGGCACCTATGCCGCGCCCGCCGTCTCGCTCCTGGACCGGACCTTCCTCACCACCCTCGACCGGCGCCACCTCAGCAACGGCCTCGCGGAGATCCTGAAGATCGCCCTGGTCAAGGACGCCCGGCTCTTCGCCCTTCTGGAGTCCCACGCGGAGGAACTGATCGAGACCTCGTTCCAGGGCCGGTTCGACCAGGACCCGGTCGCCACCGAGGTGTTGGAGCGGGCCATCCACGGCATGCTCGAAGAGCTCCAGCCCAACCTGTGGGAGAGCCGCCTCGAACGCCTGGTGGACTACGGGCACACCTTCAGCCCGACCCTGGAGATGGACGCGCTGCCCGCCCTCCTGCACGGTGAGGCGGTCAACATCGACATGGCCCTGACCACCGTGATCGGCCGCCGTCGCGGTCTGGTCACCGATGCCGAGCAGGAGCGCGCGCTGCGGGTGATGCGACGCCTGGAGCTGCCGCTGAGCCACCCGGTGTGCACCGGCGACCGCCTGGAGCGGGCGCTCGCGGACACGGTGCGCCACCGCGACGGGCTGCAGCGCCTCCCGCTGCCGGTGGGCATCGGCGACGCTTGTTTCGCCAACGACGTGACGGCCCGTGAACTGCACGACGCGGCCATGGAGTTGGCGGATCTGGAGCCGACCCATGCACGGTGA
- a CDS encoding NAD-dependent epimerase/dehydratase family protein codes for MLPESPHVPSAFTGATPAFRRVGVTGGLGFVGRNLVRALHRQGASVTVFDLAAPGGADLPEGVRHVPVDLRAPATLTSALGDLDLLFHLGGNSSGTVAVTDPRLDFETNALGTFNVCEAARLASLPRLVYLSSAMVYGTPQAVPQREEHPTLPYYPYGASKLSGEHVVRAYARTYGLSAVLGRAFVIYGPGEDPRRAGAEVGQYLRWHLNGQPIRVTGDPDRKTRDFVHVHDIVTALLLLAARGDDGEVYNLGSGSEVSLRQLVEHIHDVTGRRPRMLTDDTVTDDTYRLVADISRLRGLGYRPSVDLPAGLAGLVDALGPTPELPQLDTIFHPTSGAPA; via the coding sequence CTCGGGTTCGTCGGCCGCAACCTCGTACGCGCGCTGCACCGCCAGGGCGCCTCGGTGACGGTCTTCGACCTCGCGGCGCCGGGCGGCGCGGACCTGCCGGAGGGCGTGCGCCACGTGCCCGTCGACCTCCGCGCCCCCGCGACCCTGACGAGCGCGCTCGGCGATCTCGACCTGCTGTTCCACCTGGGCGGCAACTCCAGCGGCACGGTGGCGGTCACGGACCCGCGGCTCGACTTCGAGACCAACGCGCTCGGCACGTTCAACGTCTGCGAGGCGGCGCGGCTCGCCTCGCTCCCCCGCCTCGTCTACCTGTCGTCCGCGATGGTCTACGGCACCCCGCAGGCGGTACCGCAGCGCGAGGAGCACCCCACCCTGCCGTACTACCCCTACGGCGCCTCGAAGTTGTCCGGCGAGCACGTCGTCCGCGCCTACGCCCGCACCTACGGCCTGTCCGCCGTGCTGGGCCGCGCCTTCGTCATCTACGGCCCCGGCGAGGACCCCCGCAGGGCCGGCGCGGAGGTCGGCCAGTACCTGCGCTGGCATCTGAACGGCCAGCCCATCCGCGTCACCGGCGACCCCGACCGCAAGACCCGCGACTTCGTGCACGTCCACGACATCGTCACGGCGCTCCTGCTGCTCGCCGCACGGGGCGACGACGGCGAGGTCTACAACCTGGGCTCCGGGAGCGAGGTCTCCCTGCGTCAGCTGGTCGAGCACATCCACGACGTCACGGGGCGCCGTCCCCGGATGCTCACCGACGACACCGTCACCGACGACACCTACCGCCTCGTCGCCGACATCTCCCGCCTGCGCGGGCTCGGTTACCGGCCCTCCGTCGACCTGCCCGCGGGACTCGCGGGGCTGGTCGACGCGCTCGGCCCCACGCCCGAACTGCCGCAGCTCGACACCATCTTCCACCCGACATCGGGAGCCCCGGCATGA
- a CDS encoding cupin domain-containing protein, whose product MHGDLQVSDLGTPSDVHGVHGAAGRTQWRSLAAGRALRGPYEAVEWACVPPGGISGEHRHTRTEEMYILLTGEGEALLNGAPHPVRAGELILTGLGATHALRNTGSVDLSWLTLEVPAHRTISTAHAAHGGREGEENMPVPPPGRTAVVSLDEQKDVDPRPVLQGPLRRVRHLSVAPGTEEKFSGAGQEHSVFVRSGTGVALSGASRVPVRADLALTTSLGEDLVVTAGAGGLDLICATFVVDDSSGAEDDR is encoded by the coding sequence ATGCACGGTGACCTCCAGGTGTCGGACCTCGGCACACCCTCGGATGTGCACGGTGTGCACGGCGCCGCGGGGCGGACCCAGTGGCGCTCGCTGGCGGCGGGCCGGGCCCTGCGCGGTCCCTACGAGGCGGTGGAGTGGGCCTGCGTGCCGCCCGGCGGCATCAGCGGCGAGCACCGGCACACCCGGACCGAGGAGATGTACATCCTCCTCACCGGCGAGGGCGAGGCCCTGCTCAACGGCGCACCGCACCCGGTGCGCGCCGGAGAGCTGATCCTGACCGGCCTCGGCGCCACCCACGCACTGCGCAACACCGGTTCCGTGGACTTGAGTTGGCTCACCCTCGAAGTTCCCGCGCACCGCACCATCAGCACGGCACACGCGGCCCACGGGGGCCGGGAAGGCGAGGAGAACATGCCGGTACCACCGCCGGGCAGGACGGCCGTCGTCAGCCTGGACGAGCAGAAGGACGTCGATCCGCGGCCCGTCCTCCAGGGTCCGCTGCGCCGGGTCCGCCACCTGTCCGTGGCGCCCGGCACCGAGGAGAAGTTCTCCGGCGCGGGCCAGGAGCACAGCGTGTTCGTCCGCTCCGGCACGGGCGTGGCGCTCAGCGGTGCTTCCCGGGTGCCCGTGCGGGCGGACCTGGCGCTGACCACCTCGCTCGGCGAGGACCTGGTCGTGACGGCCGGTGCGGGGGGCCTCGACCTGATCTGCGCGACGTTCGTCGTCGACGACTCGTCCGGAGCGGAGGACGACCGGTGA
- a CDS encoding cupin domain-containing protein, giving the protein MIVTDSRSASVTHRADGDVRWRTLARRGMLFSECEAVDHLALDAGGTLASRPDDGTDLVWYVLAGGGEFEAAGEPPRALAADDMALIPAGAAMRFNCAEPTALLVLTTVPERVSRRLPRRAPCM; this is encoded by the coding sequence GTGATCGTCACGGACAGCCGCTCGGCATCCGTCACCCACCGCGCGGACGGCGACGTGCGCTGGCGGACCCTGGCCCGGCGCGGCATGTTGTTCAGCGAGTGCGAGGCGGTCGACCACCTCGCCCTCGACGCGGGCGGCACGCTGGCATCGCGCCCCGACGACGGCACGGACCTCGTCTGGTACGTGCTCGCGGGCGGCGGCGAGTTCGAGGCGGCGGGCGAGCCGCCGCGCGCGCTCGCGGCGGACGACATGGCGCTGATCCCCGCAGGTGCCGCCATGCGGTTCAACTGCGCGGAGCCGACCGCCCTCCTCGTCCTCACGACGGTCCCGGAACGGGTCTCGCGCCGCCTGCCGCGCCGGGCGCCCTGCATGTAG
- a CDS encoding SDR family oxidoreductase produces the protein MSQEPVVVIGASSGFGAALAQELTLRGHTVLAGARSPEGPGGVPYQAVDVTSEESVAAFFTEAAARFGAPYGFVYCPADSSAVGPGWEVPVEEVSRVVDVTFVGFVRCLRHVVPPMKERGRGSVLAIGSRGARVPVPALAAYCAGKAALEQHVRCLAEELADTPVRVNALGISGETPLARDHLNRKEKALGLTTPYPALPDVRDNLPAACFLLSEDAAHVSGQVLDARPPAWT, from the coding sequence ATGTCGCAGGAACCCGTCGTCGTCATCGGGGCGAGCAGCGGCTTCGGCGCCGCCCTCGCCCAGGAGCTGACCCTGCGGGGCCACACCGTCCTGGCCGGGGCCCGCTCGCCCGAAGGTCCCGGTGGCGTGCCCTACCAGGCGGTCGACGTGACCTCCGAGGAGTCGGTCGCGGCGTTCTTCACCGAGGCGGCCGCCCGCTTCGGCGCGCCGTACGGATTCGTCTACTGCCCGGCGGACTCCTCCGCCGTCGGGCCCGGCTGGGAGGTCCCCGTCGAGGAGGTCTCCCGCGTCGTCGACGTGACCTTCGTCGGCTTCGTGCGCTGTCTGCGGCACGTCGTCCCGCCGATGAAGGAGCGGGGCCGCGGCAGCGTCCTGGCCATCGGCTCGCGCGGCGCCCGCGTCCCCGTGCCCGCCCTCGCCGCGTACTGCGCGGGCAAGGCCGCCCTCGAACAGCACGTGCGCTGCCTCGCCGAAGAGCTGGCCGACACCCCGGTGCGGGTCAACGCCCTCGGCATCTCCGGCGAGACCCCGCTCGCCCGTGACCATCTGAACCGCAAGGAGAAGGCCCTCGGCCTGACCACGCCCTACCCCGCCCTGCCCGACGTCCGCGACAACCTCCCTGCCGCGTGCTTCCTGCTGTCCGAGGACGCCGCCCATGTGTCGGGGCAGGTGCTCGACGCCCGTCCCCCTGCCTGGACCTGA